The sequence TTGCCATCACACGCAACCGTGAAATGGCGAAAGATGCTGTGCAGGAAACATTCATCCGTGTGTACCGACAAATTAATAGCTATAATCGAGAGCTACCATTCGATCCATGGTTTTATCGAATTTTGACGAATGAATGTCTGCGATTATTGAAGAAAGAGTCGCCTCTTTCTAAGTTTGAACAACCTGATTTAGAAAATGACCCAGCCCTAGCTGAACAATCCTTTGATCATCTATCCGATTTATACGATACGATTCAATCGTTAGATGATTTGCATCGGATTCCGCTCATTTTAAAATATATCAAGGGTTTTACCGAAAAAGAAATTGCAGACATTCTTGATTTGAATCACAACACCGTGAAGTCGCGATTATTCAAAGGAAGGAAACGGCTAAAAGAACAGCTAGATTTAGTGGAAAAGGAGGGTGATTCACAATGAACTCTGTCGATAAACGAGCAAAAGAAGCTTTGGATAAACGTACAGAACAACAAGCGCACAGCCTAGAGGACGAAATTTGGAATGGACTAGAACAAGAACTATTTAGCGAAAAACCAAGACATAGAGGAGAAGTAAAGAAAATGAAGAAAAAAAATCGTATAGTTCCGATTATCCTAACAGCGGCAGCAGCCCTTGCCATCGTATTCAGTTTCACAACGGATACGGGAACGGCATTTATGAAAGGCA comes from Sporosarcina sp. FSL K6-3457 and encodes:
- a CDS encoding RNA polymerase sigma factor — its product is MNTNDWIRNIQAGDKEYFRHFYEAYANYAIRTAFAITRNREMAKDAVQETFIRVYRQINSYNRELPFDPWFYRILTNECLRLLKKESPLSKFEQPDLENDPALAEQSFDHLSDLYDTIQSLDDLHRIPLILKYIKGFTEKEIADILDLNHNTVKSRLFKGRKRLKEQLDLVEKEGDSQ